A stretch of the Acidilobus sp. 7A genome encodes the following:
- the truD gene encoding tRNA pseudouridine(13) synthase TruD, which translates to MPLRSPHWLDRHVGMLVYYLDEGWPPLGATIRRPEGFTVIEEVSGAPCTEFRPSGRGNMRVYLLAKVGVDHATAVRLASRALGSRPHHLGMKDSNAVTYQLVYTLGGRPRPGRTRLSGVELTYLGDHDSRLEHTGNRFIIRVEGDQAELKGRVERLASAPLLPAFFGYQRFGLVRPNSHLVGKAIVRGDLREALDLLLGRPFEAEPEAWRTFRRLYDDGRPEEALRAAPRSLWPEARVLRELLRSSDPARAIKAYPMGPGFFIEAYQSYIFNLCLSRLIEANGALPRALRVPRRASDAEGACREVMRDEGVEELASGQLGAAARDLTRPSLMEVRGLRLGEAGLEFSLPRGMYATVVLRELLRQDPFTFAG; encoded by the coding sequence ATGCCCCTGAGGAGCCCCCACTGGCTCGACAGGCACGTTGGCATGCTCGTGTACTACTTAGACGAGGGGTGGCCTCCCCTCGGGGCCACCATAAGGAGGCCCGAGGGCTTCACTGTGATAGAGGAGGTCTCAGGCGCCCCGTGCACAGAGTTCAGGCCGAGCGGAAGGGGCAACATGCGCGTCTACCTCCTCGCCAAGGTGGGCGTCGACCACGCCACTGCCGTGAGGTTAGCCTCAAGGGCCCTGGGCTCAAGGCCCCACCACCTCGGCATGAAGGACTCCAACGCGGTGACCTACCAGCTGGTCTACACGCTGGGCGGCAGGCCTCGGCCTGGGAGGACGAGGCTTAGCGGGGTTGAGCTCACCTACCTGGGGGACCACGACAGCAGGCTTGAGCACACGGGCAACAGGTTTATTATAAGGGTTGAGGGCGACCAGGCCGAGCTTAAGGGGAGGGTCGAGAGGCTGGCCTCAGCCCCCCTCCTGCCGGCCTTCTTCGGCTACCAGAGGTTTGGCCTCGTGAGGCCCAACAGCCACCTGGTGGGTAAAGCGATAGTCAGGGGCGACCTGAGGGAGGCCCTTGACCTGCTGCTCGGCAGGCCCTTTGAGGCTGAGCCGGAGGCCTGGAGGACGTTCAGGAGGCTCTACGACGATGGCAGGCCCGAGGAGGCCCTCAGGGCGGCCCCGAGGAGCCTGTGGCCCGAGGCCAGGGTCCTCAGGGAGCTGCTTAGGAGCAGCGACCCGGCGAGGGCCATAAAGGCCTACCCCATGGGGCCAGGGTTCTTCATAGAGGCCTACCAGTCCTACATATTCAACCTGTGCCTCTCAAGGCTCATCGAGGCCAACGGGGCGCTGCCGAGGGCCCTGAGGGTGCCCAGGAGGGCCTCGGACGCCGAGGGGGCCTGCAGGGAGGTCATGAGGGATGAGGGGGTCGAGGAGCTGGCCTCTGGGCAGCTGGGGGCCGCAGCCAGGGACCTTACAAGGCCGTCTCTAATGGAGGTCAGGGGGCTGAGGCTGGGCGAGGCGGGCCTTGAGTTCTCGCTGCCAAGGGGCATGTACGCTACCGTGGTGCTCAGGGAGCTGCTGAGGCAGGACCCATTCACCTTCGCAGGCTGA
- a CDS encoding zinc ribbon domain-containing protein yields MVDPRGTSSTCPRCGTKLVEVGYRRLRCPSCGLEADRDTIAILNIEGRALSQMGGALASPTAPQVTDVSPNRWGEPVNRPKGTLAL; encoded by the coding sequence TTGGTAGACCCCCGAGGCACCTCATCAACGTGTCCAAGGTGCGGTACTAAGCTCGTTGAGGTTGGCTATCGCAGGCTCAGGTGCCCTAGCTGCGGCCTTGAGGCCGACAGGGACACAATAGCTATACTGAACATTGAGGGGAGGGCGCTTAGCCAGATGGGGGGAGCTCTGGCCTCCCCGACTGCCCCCCAGGTGACAGATGTAAGCCCGAACAGATGGGGGGAACCTGTGAACCGCCCTAAGGGAACCCTCGCCCTTTAG
- a CDS encoding DUF1641 domain-containing protein yields MSSQPSAGQPTKPQPQGAGQKAQQGPQAAQQQQPAAQQAAKPQAAPAAKPPAPQAAQPPKPALPELPPPPNVDVGTLALVELVEAVVKLKRSGILGMLSYLADKAEESFLAAATDPALMRLLALLASVSYGVSKVSADDIANAQNALQDLARCSITALGRVDVTEERRYGALGMGYRLRDPDVGASLWILIQIAKGLGRCVRERSKGR; encoded by the coding sequence TTGTCAAGCCAGCCCAGCGCAGGGCAGCCCACAAAGCCCCAGCCGCAGGGCGCGGGCCAGAAGGCGCAGCAGGGCCCCCAGGCGGCCCAGCAACAGCAGCCAGCCGCCCAGCAGGCCGCTAAGCCCCAGGCGGCCCCCGCGGCGAAGCCCCCAGCGCCTCAGGCAGCGCAGCCCCCTAAGCCGGCGCTGCCTGAGCTCCCGCCTCCCCCAAACGTTGACGTGGGGACACTCGCCCTGGTAGAGCTCGTGGAGGCTGTAGTCAAACTCAAGAGGAGCGGCATCCTCGGCATGCTGTCCTACCTCGCGGACAAGGCAGAGGAGTCCTTCCTCGCGGCGGCCACGGATCCAGCGCTTATGAGGCTCCTGGCCCTGCTGGCGTCCGTAAGCTACGGAGTCTCAAAGGTCTCGGCCGACGACATAGCTAACGCCCAGAACGCCCTTCAGGACCTGGCCAGGTGCTCCATAACGGCCCTGGGCAGGGTCGACGTCACCGAGGAGAGGCGCTACGGGGCCCTTGGGATGGGGTACAGGCTGAGGGACCCCGACGTGGGCGCCTCGCTCTGGATACTGATTCAGATCGCCAAGGGCCTCGGCCGCTGCGTCAGGGAGAGGTCTAAGGGAAGGTAG
- a CDS encoding ABC transporter ATP-binding protein, whose protein sequence is MEYIKLEDIWKTYKTKGVTVTPLRGLSMSVDKGELVVVLGPSGEGKTTLLRVIAGLLRQDKGHVYLRGELVDDLPPRERNVAMVFQSYAIYPFMSVYDNIAFPLKLMHRPKQEIDAQVKKVAEMLRIGDILSKKPSELSGGQRQRVAIAKALVKGADILLMDEPMANLDAIVRVYAREELKQLHKELGTTIVYVTHDQVEALSLATKLAVLHDGVIQDFGDPMEVYRRPRNTWVASFVGNPPMNVLEGTVREGYIVSKKGELKLPLPSSYRGSVKEGQDVTFGFRPEDAVVGEGDLRGVVSMIERVGAYTVVHVDVGDGTLLRILYPSTMQVNRGDKVSFTVRPGSLVLFDPATGKRVEAASS, encoded by the coding sequence TTGGAGTACATAAAGCTTGAGGACATCTGGAAGACGTACAAGACGAAGGGCGTCACGGTGACCCCCCTGAGGGGCCTCAGCATGAGCGTCGACAAGGGTGAGCTGGTGGTGGTCCTAGGCCCCTCGGGCGAGGGCAAGACGACTCTGCTAAGGGTTATAGCTGGCCTGCTGAGACAGGACAAGGGGCATGTCTACCTCAGGGGTGAGCTTGTTGACGACCTGCCGCCCAGGGAGAGGAACGTGGCCATGGTGTTCCAGAGCTACGCCATCTACCCCTTCATGAGCGTCTACGACAACATAGCCTTCCCGCTTAAGCTCATGCACAGGCCTAAACAGGAGATAGACGCCCAGGTCAAGAAGGTCGCTGAGATGCTGAGGATAGGCGACATACTGAGCAAGAAGCCCTCAGAGCTCAGCGGCGGCCAGAGGCAGAGGGTGGCCATAGCCAAGGCCCTCGTCAAGGGGGCCGACATACTGCTGATGGACGAGCCCATGGCAAACCTTGACGCCATAGTCAGGGTGTACGCGAGGGAGGAGCTCAAACAGCTTCACAAGGAGCTGGGCACCACCATAGTCTACGTCACGCACGACCAGGTTGAGGCCCTGTCCCTGGCGACCAAGCTCGCAGTGCTGCACGACGGCGTAATACAGGACTTCGGCGACCCTATGGAGGTCTACAGGAGGCCCAGGAACACCTGGGTGGCCTCGTTCGTCGGCAACCCACCCATGAACGTGCTCGAGGGCACGGTGAGGGAGGGCTACATAGTTTCAAAGAAGGGCGAGCTGAAGCTGCCCCTGCCGAGCAGCTACAGGGGGTCAGTTAAGGAGGGCCAGGACGTGACCTTCGGCTTCAGGCCGGAGGACGCAGTTGTTGGGGAGGGCGACCTAAGGGGCGTCGTCTCAATGATCGAGAGGGTTGGGGCCTACACAGTGGTTCACGTTGATGTTGGCGACGGGACGCTCCTGAGGATCCTCTACCCGTCCACGATGCAGGTCAACAGGGGCGACAAGGTCTCCTTCACCGTGCGCCCAGGGTCGCTCGTCCTCTTCGACCCGGCCACCGGGAAGAGAGTAGAGGCCGCCTCGTCCTGA
- a CDS encoding ABC transporter permease subunit — translation MVELKGRSRRLAYKALRLGISYLVLIVVAIWAIMPIYYVIMLSFSHVTRLLAVSIKDLVPTQVTLQAYRELLFGRFIPSIKAPDFPLWVAHSIMLAAATSLLSIALAMLAGYGLSRLDMPAKKTLATFTYIITFLPVTATTVPLYLLFAQLRLLNYYGLVLAYTPGTAVFAAFLAKLAIDSIPPDYEDAAMVDGLSRFGVFIRIVFRMAMPIVALTALLGFLGAYMDYATAYAFIGTNSNQWTAMLGLYYLAGLYNYASAPNYNIFAAGAVLMGIPLMALFLVSQRMMTRAYSSLAGIK, via the coding sequence GTGGTAGAATTGAAGGGCAGGTCAAGGAGGCTGGCATACAAGGCCCTCAGGCTTGGCATATCGTACCTCGTGCTCATAGTGGTGGCAATATGGGCCATAATGCCAATATACTACGTTATAATGTTGTCCTTCAGCCACGTCACGAGGCTGCTGGCTGTCTCGATAAAGGACCTGGTGCCCACCCAGGTGACCCTGCAGGCCTACAGGGAGCTGCTCTTCGGCAGGTTCATACCGTCGATAAAGGCCCCCGACTTCCCGCTGTGGGTGGCTCACAGCATAATGCTGGCGGCGGCCACCTCGCTGCTCTCAATAGCGCTTGCGATGCTGGCCGGCTACGGCCTCTCAAGACTTGACATGCCAGCCAAGAAGACGCTGGCAACATTCACCTACATAATCACGTTCCTGCCCGTCACCGCCACCACGGTCCCCCTCTACCTCCTCTTCGCTCAGCTCAGGCTGCTCAACTACTATGGGCTCGTTCTCGCCTACACGCCTGGCACGGCCGTCTTCGCTGCTTTCCTGGCCAAGCTAGCCATAGACTCCATACCGCCCGACTACGAGGACGCGGCAATGGTCGACGGCCTCTCCCGCTTTGGGGTCTTCATAAGGATAGTGTTCAGGATGGCTATGCCTATCGTGGCACTGACTGCCCTGCTAGGCTTCCTGGGAGCCTACATGGATTACGCCACGGCCTACGCCTTCATAGGTACAAATTCAAACCAGTGGACCGCCATGCTCGGCCTCTACTACCTTGCTGGCCTCTACAACTACGCCTCAGCCCCCAACTACAACATATTCGCCGCTGGCGCGGTCCTGATGGGGATACCGCTAATGGCGCTCTTCCTTGTGTCGCAGAGGATGATGACCAGGGCGTACAGCAGCCTGGCAGGCATAAAGTGA
- a CDS encoding sugar ABC transporter permease → MPSARDKLEGFIYFLPLFAAVLFLFLYPLLYSTYVSFTNMNLVNFFRHTYRFVGAFNYVLALRQHYISTLLINEVIWTLGSLIPMMALGFALALILNQRDLRGKSFFYAILILPWAFPGFISLLVWQGMWVYPYGFMNRYVLPSLHLPTINALQSVGDAWAELIITNLWLSFPYYMTVFYSGLQSIPAELYEIADVDGAGALTKFLRITVPSLRKTIAFVFITSFVFTWNNFYPIYVLTSGGPGISTETFIVYAYQQAFSYNNYGVAAALSIISTVITIVLAVVVMKFTGVLEGIT, encoded by the coding sequence ATGCCAAGCGCTCGCGACAAACTTGAGGGTTTTATTTATTTTCTGCCCCTCTTCGCTGCCGTGCTCTTCCTGTTCCTGTACCCCCTGCTCTACTCCACGTACGTGTCATTCACTAACATGAACCTGGTGAACTTCTTCAGGCACACGTACAGGTTCGTGGGCGCGTTCAACTACGTGCTTGCGCTGAGGCAGCACTACATATCGACGCTGCTGATAAACGAGGTCATCTGGACCCTTGGGAGCCTGATCCCAATGATGGCCCTCGGCTTCGCGCTGGCGCTAATACTTAACCAGAGGGACCTGAGGGGCAAGTCCTTCTTTTACGCCATACTTATACTGCCCTGGGCCTTCCCAGGCTTCATATCGCTCCTGGTCTGGCAGGGCATGTGGGTCTACCCCTACGGCTTCATGAACAGGTACGTCCTCCCCTCCCTCCACCTGCCGACGATTAACGCGCTTCAGTCGGTGGGCGACGCATGGGCCGAGCTCATAATAACCAACCTCTGGCTCAGCTTCCCCTACTACATGACGGTCTTCTACTCGGGGCTCCAGAGCATACCAGCCGAGCTCTACGAGATAGCTGACGTGGACGGGGCCGGCGCCCTCACCAAGTTCCTCAGGATAACTGTGCCCTCGCTGAGGAAGACCATAGCGTTCGTCTTCATAACCAGCTTCGTCTTCACCTGGAACAACTTCTACCCCATATACGTCCTGACGAGCGGCGGGCCCGGCATATCGACTGAGACATTCATAGTCTACGCCTATCAGCAGGCGTTCTCTTATAACAACTACGGCGTCGCCGCGGCGCTGTCAATAATCTCAACGGTGATAACCATAGTGCTGGCGGTGGTGGTCATGAAGTTCACAGGCGTCCTGGAGGGCATAACGTGA
- a CDS encoding extracellular solute-binding protein produces the protein MGVLKSSRRSISTVALATIIIVVVVVAAVGGYMAYVSTRHHVTTTTTTQVVTLTVADSYSSSENIAFNASLAAFEQKYPWIHVKVEYGASVGTSPYTSEAQAHDAPIIIRDSSDSAGALFASGILVNLSQYLPPSYFSRFNPTAIQDWTLNGSVYGLPDNINYIVMFYNKKFITAPPNTTDQMIQMAEQVNKSGVWGIAYGASDEYGYRFAAWFAGFGGQIFTTQNGKIVPALNSSAMVNALNFWYNLTYDLKVNYLASSTGAGGVEGQLFMENKAAIIFDGPWDLMPYFKALGCNLGAAPLPVVSSTGLYATPFIGSMGWSITTEQANGVPASQWNATLHAALLFIEFMTNYSNEYDLFKYAGDIPALNSAYNAAMQNLSAPTSNTTLACLHQVIKGILEQSQHGQKFPNIPQMSYYWNSFHQYASEFFAGKINAEQAAQGMEQAFISALQSAGLLSPVPITPSEVLTVPELPASRY, from the coding sequence GTGGGTGTTTTGAAGTCAAGTAGGAGGTCTATCTCAACTGTTGCCCTGGCGACCATCATAATTGTGGTGGTAGTGGTAGCGGCGGTCGGAGGCTACATGGCTTACGTCTCGACAAGGCATCACGTTACTACCACAACTACGACGCAGGTCGTGACCTTAACAGTGGCTGACAGCTACAGCAGCAGTGAGAACATTGCCTTCAACGCCAGCCTGGCGGCCTTCGAGCAGAAGTACCCGTGGATTCACGTTAAGGTCGAGTACGGCGCCAGCGTAGGCACCAGCCCGTACACCTCTGAGGCCCAGGCGCACGACGCGCCAATAATAATAAGGGACAGCAGCGACTCGGCAGGCGCCCTCTTCGCCTCAGGCATACTTGTAAACCTGTCCCAGTACCTGCCGCCCAGCTACTTCAGCCGGTTCAACCCGACTGCAATACAGGACTGGACCCTCAACGGCTCAGTCTACGGCCTGCCGGACAACATAAACTACATAGTTATGTTCTACAATAAGAAGTTCATAACTGCCCCGCCCAACACGACTGACCAGATGATACAGATGGCTGAGCAGGTCAACAAGAGCGGCGTCTGGGGCATAGCCTATGGGGCGAGCGACGAGTACGGCTACAGGTTCGCCGCCTGGTTCGCGGGCTTCGGCGGGCAGATATTCACAACCCAGAACGGCAAGATAGTGCCGGCACTCAACTCAAGCGCCATGGTCAACGCCCTCAACTTCTGGTACAACCTGACCTACGACCTTAAGGTAAACTACCTTGCCTCTAGCACTGGGGCCGGGGGCGTCGAGGGCCAGCTGTTCATGGAGAACAAGGCCGCCATAATATTCGACGGCCCCTGGGACCTCATGCCCTACTTCAAGGCCCTGGGATGCAACCTGGGGGCTGCCCCGCTGCCCGTGGTTAGCAGCACGGGCCTCTACGCGACGCCATTCATAGGGAGCATGGGCTGGTCAATAACTACTGAGCAGGCCAACGGCGTGCCCGCGAGCCAGTGGAACGCCACGCTACACGCGGCCCTGCTCTTCATAGAGTTCATGACGAACTACAGCAACGAGTACGACCTCTTCAAGTACGCAGGCGACATACCTGCGCTTAACAGCGCCTACAACGCCGCCATGCAGAACCTGAGCGCGCCTACTAGCAACACCACGCTCGCCTGCCTGCACCAGGTCATAAAGGGGATACTTGAGCAGAGCCAGCACGGCCAGAAGTTCCCCAACATACCGCAGATGTCCTACTACTGGAACTCGTTCCACCAGTACGCCAGCGAGTTCTTCGCCGGGAAGATAAACGCCGAGCAGGCGGCGCAGGGCATGGAGCAGGCCTTCATAAGCGCGCTGCAGAGCGCCGGCCTCCTAAGCCCTGTCCCCATAACGCCAAGTGAAGTTTTAACCGTGCCAGAGCTCCCTGCCTCAAGGTACTGA
- a CDS encoding alkaline phosphatase family protein has product MELSLLGLDALSPWLLGRAVSKLKLRNLGEALSRSRPIPLRSMPPITPVQWTSIAAGVNPAKHGVWGFTKYYRGPSGEHLSRPYTSLDVMFPRAFEDAALMGLDVAVVNYPLTWPIRGLCCHERMTVVGDTFLAPRVEYSPQGLAERLGKYFVTFEAMPDPYRRTELLVEGTLKLLSEVDADAYFVVLPYPDQAFHKDHYDVLSVGPRSEEVWRSIDELAGELMRRSKYLVIVSDHGAGVHRTCVNVLAPLMREFRVGLPGSLRGRLSLSLVSALDELSRVLPPSLSPREISRRGPLRRLREGVGGELVTVTRAATHEGAGQQSELSGQPFTYDAGGLSIDRVLYFRGEAERERGLKAIASSKASRYLKVTRLEERFRGAYLPPYPALFVESVDEERYWPVSSRSMAQLRRDLMPDHEVNGVLLVVGEEVRATGLRPTTWPPQP; this is encoded by the coding sequence TTGGAGCTATCGCTGCTGGGCCTTGATGCCCTGTCGCCGTGGCTGCTTGGTAGGGCGGTCTCAAAGCTTAAGCTTAGGAACCTGGGCGAGGCCCTCTCGCGCTCAAGGCCTATACCGCTGCGCTCGATGCCTCCCATAACACCTGTGCAGTGGACTAGCATAGCGGCTGGGGTGAACCCGGCCAAGCACGGCGTCTGGGGCTTCACAAAGTACTACAGGGGGCCCAGCGGGGAGCACCTCTCCAGGCCCTACACGTCCCTTGACGTCATGTTCCCAAGGGCCTTTGAGGACGCGGCCCTCATGGGCCTTGACGTGGCTGTGGTCAACTACCCGCTTACCTGGCCCATCAGGGGCCTCTGCTGCCACGAGAGGATGACAGTCGTTGGAGACACCTTCCTGGCCCCAAGGGTTGAGTACAGCCCCCAGGGCCTCGCCGAGAGGCTCGGCAAGTACTTCGTGACATTTGAGGCCATGCCTGACCCCTACAGGAGGACTGAGCTGCTGGTGGAGGGCACCCTTAAGCTTCTCAGCGAGGTCGACGCGGACGCCTACTTCGTGGTGCTCCCGTACCCGGACCAGGCCTTCCACAAGGACCACTACGACGTGCTCTCCGTGGGCCCCAGGTCCGAGGAGGTGTGGAGGTCCATAGACGAGCTCGCCGGGGAACTCATGAGGAGGTCCAAGTACCTCGTCATAGTCTCAGACCACGGCGCCGGGGTCCACAGGACCTGCGTCAACGTGCTAGCCCCCCTCATGAGGGAGTTCAGGGTCGGGCTGCCGGGCAGCCTGAGGGGCAGGCTCTCGCTAAGCCTTGTCAGTGCTCTTGACGAGCTCTCAAGGGTGCTGCCGCCCAGCCTGTCGCCGAGGGAGATCTCGAGGAGGGGGCCGCTGAGGAGGCTGAGGGAGGGCGTGGGCGGCGAGCTGGTGACCGTGACAAGGGCGGCAACGCACGAGGGCGCCGGGCAGCAGAGCGAGCTCTCGGGGCAGCCGTTCACATACGACGCAGGCGGGCTCTCAATAGACAGGGTCCTCTACTTCAGGGGTGAGGCGGAGAGGGAGAGGGGGCTTAAAGCCATAGCCAGCTCCAAGGCATCGCGCTACCTTAAGGTGACGAGGCTCGAGGAGAGGTTCAGGGGCGCCTACCTGCCCCCGTACCCGGCCCTCTTCGTAGAGTCTGTCGACGAGGAGAGGTACTGGCCCGTCTCAAGCAGGTCGATGGCTCAGCTGAGGCGCGACCTGATGCCAGACCACGAGGTCAACGGGGTGCTCCTGGTGGTTGGCGAGGAGGTCAGGGCGACGGGGCTGAGACCCACGACGTGGCCACCACAGCCCTAG
- a CDS encoding MBL fold metallo-hydrolase, whose product MTGRIGIDVMIARLKVDIPIKALGHVNSYAIIDDEGFLLVDPGMYWADGFRSLAAELRRAGLSLRGLRAIVVTHFHVDHATAAPVLAELAGSEVLMGPRDLEVVRRGFREYFRDVTETFLHYGVPREEVKAMEEVHPVPRLGDVYDELAAVARPVGEGESIGLGDGELKVLELPGHTPGHIALLQGVTAVVGDVLLNGITPNVVADSPDPRRDPLGDYLRTLERVSSLGLSSAMPGHGEPIGSPSARARELMAHHEERLRLVKSLLDAPRTLYYVARNLRWRTSAASWDDMSPYERYFAVGEALAHLKHLEAVGEVEEMTAGGEVSFRLA is encoded by the coding sequence TTGACAGGTCGCATCGGGATCGACGTGATGATCGCCAGGCTTAAGGTGGACATCCCTATAAAGGCCCTTGGCCACGTCAACTCCTACGCCATAATTGACGATGAGGGCTTCCTGCTGGTGGACCCCGGCATGTACTGGGCCGACGGCTTCAGGAGCCTTGCGGCCGAGCTCAGGAGGGCGGGCCTAAGCCTCAGGGGGCTTAGAGCTATTGTGGTCACCCACTTCCACGTGGACCATGCCACCGCCGCCCCTGTGTTAGCTGAGCTGGCGGGCTCTGAGGTCTTAATGGGCCCCAGGGACCTTGAGGTCGTGAGGAGGGGCTTCAGGGAGTACTTCAGGGACGTCACTGAGACCTTCCTGCACTACGGCGTCCCGAGGGAGGAGGTTAAGGCCATGGAGGAGGTCCACCCAGTCCCAAGGCTTGGCGACGTCTATGATGAGCTAGCGGCCGTCGCGAGGCCCGTGGGGGAGGGCGAGTCGATAGGGCTTGGCGACGGCGAGCTTAAGGTCCTTGAGCTGCCCGGCCACACGCCTGGCCACATAGCGCTCCTCCAGGGGGTCACAGCAGTTGTCGGCGACGTACTGCTTAACGGCATAACTCCTAACGTTGTGGCAGACTCCCCTGACCCCAGGAGGGACCCCCTGGGCGACTACCTGAGGACCCTTGAGAGGGTCTCATCCCTTGGCCTCTCGTCCGCTATGCCCGGCCACGGGGAGCCTATAGGCTCGCCCTCCGCCAGGGCAAGGGAGTTAATGGCTCACCACGAGGAGAGGCTGAGGCTAGTTAAGTCGCTGCTCGACGCCCCCAGGACCCTATACTACGTTGCGAGGAACCTCAGGTGGAGGACCTCCGCCGCCTCCTGGGACGACATGAGCCCCTATGAGAGGTACTTCGCCGTCGGCGAGGCCCTGGCGCACCTGAAGCACCTTGAGGCCGTGGGGGAGGTTGAGGAGATGACAGCTGGCGGCGAGGTGTCCTTCCGCCTGGCTTGA
- the cobB gene encoding NAD-dependent protein deacetylase translates to MSSKAKEVAGMLVASNSAVLMSGAGVSTASGIPDFRGPNGLWRRLDPSLFEISHFYSDPLGSWRLFMERFGQLSGVRPNPAHVAIARLEEMGLIKAVITQNIDGLHQAAGSRKVVELHGNAGRAVCTECGRKYDIREAFRAVSEGRLPTCPVCGGLLKPDVVYFGEPLPPDALEEAFSLAGSSDLFIVVGSSLAVSPANQLPLVARSRGAKLVIVNVGETALDDLADVRVEAPAEEFMPMVCALAEDMLAARSPCREGSTFTATSSHST, encoded by the coding sequence CTGAGCTCTAAGGCCAAGGAGGTCGCGGGGATGCTGGTAGCTTCAAACAGCGCAGTTCTGATGTCAGGGGCCGGCGTCAGCACAGCCAGCGGCATACCTGACTTCAGGGGCCCCAACGGGCTGTGGAGGAGGCTTGACCCTTCCCTCTTTGAGATATCCCACTTCTACTCAGACCCGCTGGGCTCGTGGAGGCTCTTCATGGAGAGGTTCGGCCAGCTTAGCGGGGTGAGGCCAAACCCAGCCCACGTGGCCATAGCAAGGCTTGAGGAGATGGGACTCATTAAGGCGGTGATAACCCAGAACATAGACGGCCTCCACCAGGCCGCCGGGAGCAGAAAGGTCGTTGAGCTCCACGGCAACGCCGGCAGGGCCGTCTGCACGGAGTGCGGGAGGAAGTACGACATAAGGGAGGCCTTCAGGGCAGTGTCTGAAGGCAGGCTCCCCACGTGCCCCGTCTGCGGGGGGCTTCTGAAGCCTGACGTTGTTTACTTCGGGGAGCCGCTGCCGCCCGACGCGCTTGAGGAGGCGTTCTCGCTGGCCGGCAGCTCAGACCTCTTCATAGTGGTTGGGTCGAGCCTCGCGGTCAGCCCGGCCAACCAGCTGCCCCTGGTGGCCAGGTCAAGGGGTGCCAAGCTGGTGATAGTTAACGTGGGCGAGACGGCACTTGACGACCTGGCCGATGTGAGGGTAGAGGCCCCGGCGGAGGAGTTCATGCCGATGGTCTGCGCCCTGGCGGAGGACATGCTAGCCGCCAGGAGCCCGTGCAGGGAGGGTTCGACGTTCACCGCGACTAGCAGCCACTCTACGTGA
- a CDS encoding GTPase, protein MPKHKGTEKLRLWATRRLSELREEVERERARRSGGGRPGMFVEKAGAGQVVLIGPTNSGKSSIVARLTNAKVTISPLPYGTQAPVPGMMTYLDVQLQLVDTPPLINPDGSVNSRVVALARNADVIALVIGLDSPEPRRDLDVSLRALEDRGVAYSLEKGFVRVERRTQGGIAFTYRGTPRFTEEEARRLLNSYRVYNALVEVSGPATLDDLEEAIFSAKVYKPAFVIFNKADLPSAESRAREAASALPKDVQWVLASAVTGVGLSSVGPVAYRLLNIKRIYTKKPGQPPSPEPLVVSADATVREIAERISPSLARSMKYAKIWGRGAKYGGQRVGPDYVPQDGDILEIR, encoded by the coding sequence GTGCCCAAGCACAAGGGCACGGAGAAGCTCAGGCTGTGGGCCACGAGGAGGCTCTCCGAGCTCAGGGAGGAGGTGGAGAGGGAGAGGGCAAGGAGGTCGGGCGGCGGCAGGCCGGGCATGTTTGTCGAGAAGGCAGGGGCCGGGCAGGTGGTTTTGATAGGCCCCACGAACTCCGGCAAGAGCTCAATAGTGGCCAGGCTGACTAACGCAAAGGTAACGATAAGCCCCTTGCCCTACGGCACCCAGGCCCCCGTGCCGGGCATGATGACGTACCTTGACGTCCAGCTCCAGCTCGTCGACACCCCGCCCCTCATAAACCCTGACGGCAGCGTCAACTCAAGGGTTGTGGCCCTAGCCAGGAACGCTGACGTCATAGCCCTGGTCATAGGCCTTGACTCCCCTGAGCCCAGGCGCGACCTTGACGTCTCCCTTAGGGCCCTCGAGGACAGGGGGGTTGCATACTCCCTTGAGAAGGGCTTCGTCAGGGTTGAGAGGAGGACCCAGGGAGGGATAGCGTTCACCTACAGGGGGACCCCGAGGTTCACCGAGGAGGAGGCGAGGAGGCTGCTGAACAGCTACAGGGTGTACAACGCGCTGGTTGAGGTCAGCGGGCCCGCCACCCTGGACGACCTCGAGGAGGCCATATTTAGCGCTAAGGTCTACAAGCCCGCCTTCGTCATATTCAACAAGGCTGACCTGCCCTCAGCTGAGTCGAGGGCGAGGGAGGCGGCCTCGGCGCTACCCAAGGACGTCCAGTGGGTGCTGGCGTCAGCTGTAACGGGCGTCGGCCTCAGCAGCGTGGGCCCCGTGGCCTACAGGCTCCTGAACATAAAGAGGATATACACTAAGAAGCCGGGCCAGCCCCCGAGCCCTGAGCCCCTTGTTGTTAGTGCCGACGCCACCGTCAGGGAGATAGCTGAGAGGATAAGCCCCTCCCTGGCAAGGTCCATGAAGTACGCCAAGATATGGGGGAGGGGTGCTAAGTACGGGGGGCAGAGGGTGGGGCCTGACTACGTGCCCCAGGACGGCGACATACTAGAGATAAGGTAG